The Salvelinus fontinalis isolate EN_2023a chromosome 31, ASM2944872v1, whole genome shotgun sequence genome has a window encoding:
- the LOC129830351 gene encoding poly(rC)-binding protein 2-like isoform X2: MDTGVIEGGLNVTLTIRLLMHGKEVGSIIGKKGESVKKMREESGARINISEGNCPERIITLAGPTTAIFKAFSMIIEKLEEDISSSMTNSTATSKPPVTLRIVVPASQCGSLIGKGGCKIKEIRESTGAQVQVAGDMLPNSTERAITIAGTPQSIIECVKQICVVMLESPPKGVTIPYRPKPSGSPVIFAGGQAYAVQGQHAIPQPDVSEGHSLTKLHQLAMQQSPFPIAPNNQGFQAGMDASAQTGSHELTIPNDLIGCIIGRQGAKINEIRQMSGAQIKIANPVEGSSDRQVTITGSPASISLAEYLINARLSSEATGLAAN; the protein is encoded by the exons ATGGACACCGGTGTGATTGAAGGAGGGCTCAATGTCACCCTAACCATTAGACTCCTTATGCACGGAAAG GAAGTTGGAAGCATTATTGGCAAG AAAGGAGAGTCTGTGaagaagatgagagaggag AGTGGCGCTCGTATCAACATCTCTGAGGGGAACTGCCCAGAGAGGATCATCACCCTGGCAGGCCCCACCACCGCCATCTTTAAAGCCTTTTCCATGATCATTGAGAAGCTGGAGGAG GACATCAGCAGCTCGATGACTAACAGCACGGCCACCAGCAAACCGCCAGTCACCCTGCGCATCGTTGTGCCTGCCAGCCAGTGTGGCTCCCTCATCGGCAAGGGCGGCTGCAAGATCAAAGAGATCAGAGAG TCGACAGGAGCTCAGGTACAGGTGGCAGGGGACATGCTGCCTAACTCCACGGAGCGTGCCATCACCATTGCAGGGACCCCCCAGTCCATCATCGAGTGTGTCAAGCAGATCTGCGTCGTCATGCTCGAG TCTCCGCCTAAGGGTGTAACCATCCCTTACAGGCCCAAACCCTCAGGCTCTCCTGTCATATTTGCGGGAGGTCAG GCATACGCTGTCCAAGGACAGCACGCCATTCCACAGCCTGACGTAAGTGAAGGTCATTCT CTTACTAAACTCCACCAGCTCGCCATGCAGCAGAGCCCTTTCCCCATCGCTCCCAACAACCAGGGTTTCCAGG CTGGGATGGATGCTTCTGCACAAACTGGTTCCCATGAGCTGACCATTCCAAACGAT TTGATTGGCTGCATCATTGGCCGTCAGGGGGCTAAGATCAATGAGATCCGCCAGATGTCCGGGGCTCAGATCAAGATTGCCAACCCAGTGGAGGGCTCTTCTGACAGGCAGGTGACCATCACCGGCTCCCCTGCCAGCATTAGCCTGGCTGAGTACCTGATCAACGCCAG GCTGTCATCTGAAGCTACTGGACTGGCAGCCAACTGA
- the LOC129830351 gene encoding poly(rC)-binding protein 2-like isoform X4, with amino-acid sequence MDTGVIEGGLNVTLTIRLLMHGKEVGSIIGKKGESVKKMREESGARINISEGNCPERIITLAGPTTAIFKAFSMIIEKLEEDISSSMTNSTATSKPPVTLRIVVPASQCGSLIGKGGCKIKEIRESTGAQVQVAGDMLPNSTERAITIAGTPQSIIECVKQICVVMLESPPKGVTIPYRPKPSGSPVIFAGGQAYAVQGQHAIPQPDLTKLHQLAMQQSPFPIAPNNQGFQAGMDASAQTGSHELTIPNDLIGCIIGRQGAKINEIRQMSGAQIKIANPVEGSSDRQVTITGSPASISLAEYLINARLSSEATGLAAN; translated from the exons ATGGACACCGGTGTGATTGAAGGAGGGCTCAATGTCACCCTAACCATTAGACTCCTTATGCACGGAAAG GAAGTTGGAAGCATTATTGGCAAG AAAGGAGAGTCTGTGaagaagatgagagaggag AGTGGCGCTCGTATCAACATCTCTGAGGGGAACTGCCCAGAGAGGATCATCACCCTGGCAGGCCCCACCACCGCCATCTTTAAAGCCTTTTCCATGATCATTGAGAAGCTGGAGGAG GACATCAGCAGCTCGATGACTAACAGCACGGCCACCAGCAAACCGCCAGTCACCCTGCGCATCGTTGTGCCTGCCAGCCAGTGTGGCTCCCTCATCGGCAAGGGCGGCTGCAAGATCAAAGAGATCAGAGAG TCGACAGGAGCTCAGGTACAGGTGGCAGGGGACATGCTGCCTAACTCCACGGAGCGTGCCATCACCATTGCAGGGACCCCCCAGTCCATCATCGAGTGTGTCAAGCAGATCTGCGTCGTCATGCTCGAG TCTCCGCCTAAGGGTGTAACCATCCCTTACAGGCCCAAACCCTCAGGCTCTCCTGTCATATTTGCGGGAGGTCAG GCATACGCTGTCCAAGGACAGCACGCCATTCCACAGCCTGAC CTTACTAAACTCCACCAGCTCGCCATGCAGCAGAGCCCTTTCCCCATCGCTCCCAACAACCAGGGTTTCCAGG CTGGGATGGATGCTTCTGCACAAACTGGTTCCCATGAGCTGACCATTCCAAACGAT TTGATTGGCTGCATCATTGGCCGTCAGGGGGCTAAGATCAATGAGATCCGCCAGATGTCCGGGGCTCAGATCAAGATTGCCAACCCAGTGGAGGGCTCTTCTGACAGGCAGGTGACCATCACCGGCTCCCCTGCCAGCATTAGCCTGGCTGAGTACCTGATCAACGCCAG GCTGTCATCTGAAGCTACTGGACTGGCAGCCAACTGA
- the LOC129830351 gene encoding poly(rC)-binding protein 2-like isoform X1 — protein sequence MDTGVIEGGLNVTLTIRLLMHGKEVGSIIGKKGESVKKMREESGARINISEGNCPERIITLAGPTTAIFKAFSMIIEKLEEDISSSMTNSTATSKPPVTLRIVVPASQCGSLIGKGGCKIKEIRESTGAQVQVAGDMLPNSTERAITIAGTPQSIIECVKQICVVMLEVSPPKGVTIPYRPKPSGSPVIFAGGQAYAVQGQHAIPQPDVSEGHSLTKLHQLAMQQSPFPIAPNNQGFQAGMDASAQTGSHELTIPNDLIGCIIGRQGAKINEIRQMSGAQIKIANPVEGSSDRQVTITGSPASISLAEYLINARLSSEATGLAAN from the exons ATGGACACCGGTGTGATTGAAGGAGGGCTCAATGTCACCCTAACCATTAGACTCCTTATGCACGGAAAG GAAGTTGGAAGCATTATTGGCAAG AAAGGAGAGTCTGTGaagaagatgagagaggag AGTGGCGCTCGTATCAACATCTCTGAGGGGAACTGCCCAGAGAGGATCATCACCCTGGCAGGCCCCACCACCGCCATCTTTAAAGCCTTTTCCATGATCATTGAGAAGCTGGAGGAG GACATCAGCAGCTCGATGACTAACAGCACGGCCACCAGCAAACCGCCAGTCACCCTGCGCATCGTTGTGCCTGCCAGCCAGTGTGGCTCCCTCATCGGCAAGGGCGGCTGCAAGATCAAAGAGATCAGAGAG TCGACAGGAGCTCAGGTACAGGTGGCAGGGGACATGCTGCCTAACTCCACGGAGCGTGCCATCACCATTGCAGGGACCCCCCAGTCCATCATCGAGTGTGTCAAGCAGATCTGCGTCGTCATGCTCGAGGTA TCTCCGCCTAAGGGTGTAACCATCCCTTACAGGCCCAAACCCTCAGGCTCTCCTGTCATATTTGCGGGAGGTCAG GCATACGCTGTCCAAGGACAGCACGCCATTCCACAGCCTGACGTAAGTGAAGGTCATTCT CTTACTAAACTCCACCAGCTCGCCATGCAGCAGAGCCCTTTCCCCATCGCTCCCAACAACCAGGGTTTCCAGG CTGGGATGGATGCTTCTGCACAAACTGGTTCCCATGAGCTGACCATTCCAAACGAT TTGATTGGCTGCATCATTGGCCGTCAGGGGGCTAAGATCAATGAGATCCGCCAGATGTCCGGGGCTCAGATCAAGATTGCCAACCCAGTGGAGGGCTCTTCTGACAGGCAGGTGACCATCACCGGCTCCCCTGCCAGCATTAGCCTGGCTGAGTACCTGATCAACGCCAG GCTGTCATCTGAAGCTACTGGACTGGCAGCCAACTGA
- the LOC129830351 gene encoding poly(rC)-binding protein 2-like isoform X3 — protein MDTGVIEGGLNVTLTIRLLMHGKEVGSIIGKKGESVKKMREESGARINISEGNCPERIITLAGPTTAIFKAFSMIIEKLEEDISSSMTNSTATSKPPVTLRIVVPASQCGSLIGKGGCKIKEIRESTGAQVQVAGDMLPNSTERAITIAGTPQSIIECVKQICVVMLEVSPPKGVTIPYRPKPSGSPVIFAGGQAYAVQGQHAIPQPDLTKLHQLAMQQSPFPIAPNNQGFQAGMDASAQTGSHELTIPNDLIGCIIGRQGAKINEIRQMSGAQIKIANPVEGSSDRQVTITGSPASISLAEYLINARLSSEATGLAAN, from the exons ATGGACACCGGTGTGATTGAAGGAGGGCTCAATGTCACCCTAACCATTAGACTCCTTATGCACGGAAAG GAAGTTGGAAGCATTATTGGCAAG AAAGGAGAGTCTGTGaagaagatgagagaggag AGTGGCGCTCGTATCAACATCTCTGAGGGGAACTGCCCAGAGAGGATCATCACCCTGGCAGGCCCCACCACCGCCATCTTTAAAGCCTTTTCCATGATCATTGAGAAGCTGGAGGAG GACATCAGCAGCTCGATGACTAACAGCACGGCCACCAGCAAACCGCCAGTCACCCTGCGCATCGTTGTGCCTGCCAGCCAGTGTGGCTCCCTCATCGGCAAGGGCGGCTGCAAGATCAAAGAGATCAGAGAG TCGACAGGAGCTCAGGTACAGGTGGCAGGGGACATGCTGCCTAACTCCACGGAGCGTGCCATCACCATTGCAGGGACCCCCCAGTCCATCATCGAGTGTGTCAAGCAGATCTGCGTCGTCATGCTCGAGGTA TCTCCGCCTAAGGGTGTAACCATCCCTTACAGGCCCAAACCCTCAGGCTCTCCTGTCATATTTGCGGGAGGTCAG GCATACGCTGTCCAAGGACAGCACGCCATTCCACAGCCTGAC CTTACTAAACTCCACCAGCTCGCCATGCAGCAGAGCCCTTTCCCCATCGCTCCCAACAACCAGGGTTTCCAGG CTGGGATGGATGCTTCTGCACAAACTGGTTCCCATGAGCTGACCATTCCAAACGAT TTGATTGGCTGCATCATTGGCCGTCAGGGGGCTAAGATCAATGAGATCCGCCAGATGTCCGGGGCTCAGATCAAGATTGCCAACCCAGTGGAGGGCTCTTCTGACAGGCAGGTGACCATCACCGGCTCCCCTGCCAGCATTAGCCTGGCTGAGTACCTGATCAACGCCAG GCTGTCATCTGAAGCTACTGGACTGGCAGCCAACTGA
- the LOC129830350 gene encoding mitogen-activated protein kinase kinase kinase 12-like isoform X1, with protein sequence MSGTCLHEPRAPSPSLSGFSTPISEPPFRRLDADTPACTPETDLTPTQCVLRNVLSIDTGGAPGVPGGVEGCPHTCGNSPTPSDGPPAHFDNSVLKLHEHEACQCGGGAEAGLSSEAGAVRSQSDNIRMQQGGGGFLEGLFGCLKPVWTMIGKAYSPEHKHNQEGVWKSWEVPFEEISDLQWVGSGAQGAVFLGKFHGEEVAVKKVRDIKETEIKHLRKLKHPNIITFKGICTQAPCYCILMEYCAQGQLYEVLRAGRKITPSLLIDWAMGIAGGMNYLHLHKIIHRDLKSPNMLITHDDLVKISDFGTSKELIDKSMKMSFAGTVAWMAPEVIRNEPVSEKVDIWSFGVVLWEMLTGEVPYKDVDSSAIIWGVGNNSLNLPIPESCPDGFKILLRQCWNCKPRNRPSFRQILLHLDIASADVLCTPQETYFKSQAEWREEVKQHFEKIKSEGTCLHRLDEELINRRREELRHALDIREHYERKLERTNNLYVELNAVMLQLELKEKELQKREQSLDKKYPGLFKHHSSRQTSSSNSMDKLIKKRNVPQKLPSGKRPDILKSEVIIPKMDSSVMQVTIPSCSNRGSTSPSRSRRVKTRHRKPGKGSSGDLAGLKATQPSPDGDNPAQANSSNTGPSKQLQDPSVALRALGLEQQQRQLSSSSPNLICTTLAAEGQGKGEPTVGGLERGGSLSASAGLGGSEGGAGGLDDLTETTPRSDTPSEDAASFPFSSSPDSPCGRGAAAGRGSVLGAPRLPHDGDDKEEGVGGVRLPRGASGHLTPSAILYRAAIARKQRRGVSSEEEEGEVDSEVELPRRRRPTSITKCQLVSTFSSENLSVSDGEEGHTTDHSHSGTPDVVSTNTDDRLGDRSDDLLSQGSEIPADNTDPVQASGGLSEREGALGQVKALLDASQNPNESRSLCDDSDCDSAELDQSGSGELSRPPSAGAWPPPSGYPSGPQQGSPQGPQTGPP encoded by the exons ATGAGTGGGACCTGCCTCCATGAGCCCCgcgccccctccccctctctctcaggctTCAGCACCCCCATCTCAGAGCCCCCCTTCCGCAGGTTGGATGCAGACACCCCCGCCTGCACCCCAGAAACCGACCTGACCCCCACCCAGTGTGTCCTCCGCAACGTGTTGTCCATCGACACCGGTGGGGCACCAGGGGTGCCAGGTGGGGTTGAGGGGTGCCCCCACACCTGTGGCAACAGCCCCACCCCTAGTGACGGGCCCCCGGCCCACTTTGACAACAGTGTGCTGAAGTTACACGAGCATGAGGCCTGCCAGTGTGGGGGCGGGGCAGAGGCGGGGCTTAGCTCGGAGGCTGGGGCCGTCCGTAGCCAATCAGACAACATCCGGATGCAGCAAGGAGGTGGAGGGTTCCTGGAGGGGCTGTTTGGCTGCCTGAAACCCGTCTGGACCATGATCGGGAAAGCATACTCCCCCGAACACAAGCATAACCAGGAAGGTGTGTGGA AATCCTGGGAGGTTCCATTTGAAGAGATCTCAGACCTGCAATGGGTTGGCAGCGGGGCCCAGGGGGCGGTCTTCTTGGGGAAGTTCCACGGCGAGGAGGTGGCTGTCAAGAAAGTCCGGGACATCAAGGAGACGGAGATCAAGCACCTACGCAAACTCAAGCACCCCAACATCATCACCTTCAA ggGTATCTGCACCCAGGCTCCCTGCTACTGTATCCTGATGGAGTACTGTGCCCAGGGCCAGCTGTACGAGGTGCTGAGAGCAGGCAGGAAGATCACCCCCTCCCTGCTCATTGACTGGGCCATGGGCATCGCCGGGGGCATGAACTACCTGCACCTCCACAAGATCATCCACAGGGACCTCAAGTCCCCCAA TATGCTGATTACCCATGATGACCTAGTGAAGATCTCTGACTTCGGCACCTCCAAGGAGCTCATTGATAAGAGCATGAAGATGTCCTTCGCTGGTACGGTGGCCTGGATGGCCCCAGAGGTCATTCGGAATGAACCCGTATCGGAGAAGGTGGACATCTG GTCGTTTGGGGTGGTGCTGTGGGAGATGCTGACCGGGGAGGTCCCCTATAAGGATGTGGACTCCTCTGCCATCATCTGGGGGGTGGGCAACAACAGTCTGAACCTCCCTATCCCCGAGAGCTGCCCAGACGGCTTCAAAATCCTCCTGAGGCAGTGCTG GAACTGTAAACCCAGAAATAGACCCTCTTTCCGTCAGATCCTCCTCCATCTGGATATAGCCTCAGCTGATGTACTCTGCACCCCACAGGAGACATACTTCAAGTCTCAG GCTGAGTGGCGGGAGGAGGTGAAGCAGCACTTTGAGAAGATTAAGTCTGAGGGGACCTGTCTGCACCGATTGGACGAGGAACTGATCAACCGGCGCAGAGAGGAGCTCAG GCACGCTCTGGACATCCGGGAGCACTATGAGAGGAAGCTGGAGAGGACCAACAACCTCTACGTGGAGCTCAACGCTGTCATGCTGCAGCTGGAGCTCAAAGAGAAAGAGCTGCAGAA GAGAGAGCAGTCTTTAGATAAGAAGTACCCAGGACTGTTCAAGCACCACAGCTCCAGACAGACTAGCTCCTCCAACTCCATGGACAAACTCATCAAGAAGAGAAACGTCCCACAGAAACTGCCCTCTGGAAAGAG GCCAGACATCCTCAAGTCAGAGGTGATCATTCCCAAGATGGATTCCTCCGTGATGCAGGTCACTATCCCCTCCTGCTCCAACAGGGGCTCCACGTCTCCCAGCCGCTCGCGTAGGGTCAAGACCCGCCACCGCAAGCCTGGCAAGGGCAGCAGCGGGGACCTTGCCGGCCTGAAGGCCACTCAACCCTCTCCCGACGGGGACAACCCTGCCCAGGCCAACAGCTCCAACACGGGCCCCTCCAAGCAGCTCCAGGACCCCAGCGTGGCCCTGCGGGCCCTGGGCCTCGAGCAGCAGCAGAGGCAGCTGTCCTCCTCCAGCCCTAACCTCATCTGCACCACATTGGCGGCTGAGGGTCAAGGGAAAGGAGAACCCACCGTTGGGGGGCTTGAGAGGGGCGGCAGCCTGAGCGCCTCCGCGGGCTTGGGGGGGTCCGAGGGGGGCGCGGGGGGTCTGGATGACCTCACAGAGACCACCCCACGCAGCGACACGCCCAGCGAGGACGCGGCCTCGTTCCCCTTCTCTAGCAGCCCAGACTCGCCATGTGGAAGGGGAGCGGCCGCCGGGAGGGGGTCTGTGCTGGGCGCCCCACGCCTTCCCCACGATGGGGACGATAAGGAAGAGGGAGTAGGTGGTGTGCGGTTACCCCGGGGGGCATCAGGGCATCTCACCCCCTCAGCTATCCTGTACAGGGCGGCCATCGCACGCAAACAG AGGCGTGGCGTGTcttcagaggaggaggagggggaggttgaCAGCGAGGTGGAGTTGCCACGGAGACG ACGTCCGACCAGCATCACCAAGTGCCAGTTGGTGTCTACCTTCAGCTCGGAGAACCTCTCTGTGTCGGATGGGGAAGAGGGCCACACCACCGACCACTCCCACAGCGGCACGCCGGACGTCGTCAGCACCAACACGGACGACCGTCTGGGCGACCGCAGCGATGACCTCCTGTCGCAGGGGTCAGAGATCCCAGCAGACAACACTGACCCGGTGCAGGCCTCTGGCGGGCTGTCTGAGAGGGAGGGAGCCCTGGGCCAGGTCAAAGCCCTGCTGGACGCTTCACAGAATCCCAATGAA agTCGGTCCCTGTGCGACGACTCGGACTGCGACAGCGCTGAGCTTGACCAGTCAGGAAGTGGGGAGCTCAGTCGTCCACCCAGCGCTGGGGCCTGGCCACCTCCATCAGGGTACCCCTCTGGGCCCCAACAAGGGTCTCCTCAGGGGCCCCAGACAGGACCTCCATAg
- the LOC129830350 gene encoding mitogen-activated protein kinase kinase kinase 12-like isoform X2, translating into MSGTCLHEPRAPSPSLSGFSTPISEPPFRRLDADTPACTPETDLTPTQCVLRNVLSIDTGGAPGVPGGVEGCPHTCGNSPTPSDGPPAHFDNSVLKLHEHEACQCGGGAEAGLSSEAGAVRSQSDNIRMQQGGGGFLEGLFGCLKPVWTMIGKAYSPEHKHNQEESWEVPFEEISDLQWVGSGAQGAVFLGKFHGEEVAVKKVRDIKETEIKHLRKLKHPNIITFKGICTQAPCYCILMEYCAQGQLYEVLRAGRKITPSLLIDWAMGIAGGMNYLHLHKIIHRDLKSPNMLITHDDLVKISDFGTSKELIDKSMKMSFAGTVAWMAPEVIRNEPVSEKVDIWSFGVVLWEMLTGEVPYKDVDSSAIIWGVGNNSLNLPIPESCPDGFKILLRQCWNCKPRNRPSFRQILLHLDIASADVLCTPQETYFKSQAEWREEVKQHFEKIKSEGTCLHRLDEELINRRREELRHALDIREHYERKLERTNNLYVELNAVMLQLELKEKELQKREQSLDKKYPGLFKHHSSRQTSSSNSMDKLIKKRNVPQKLPSGKRPDILKSEVIIPKMDSSVMQVTIPSCSNRGSTSPSRSRRVKTRHRKPGKGSSGDLAGLKATQPSPDGDNPAQANSSNTGPSKQLQDPSVALRALGLEQQQRQLSSSSPNLICTTLAAEGQGKGEPTVGGLERGGSLSASAGLGGSEGGAGGLDDLTETTPRSDTPSEDAASFPFSSSPDSPCGRGAAAGRGSVLGAPRLPHDGDDKEEGVGGVRLPRGASGHLTPSAILYRAAIARKQRRGVSSEEEEGEVDSEVELPRRRRPTSITKCQLVSTFSSENLSVSDGEEGHTTDHSHSGTPDVVSTNTDDRLGDRSDDLLSQGSEIPADNTDPVQASGGLSEREGALGQVKALLDASQNPNESRSLCDDSDCDSAELDQSGSGELSRPPSAGAWPPPSGYPSGPQQGSPQGPQTGPP; encoded by the exons ATGAGTGGGACCTGCCTCCATGAGCCCCgcgccccctccccctctctctcaggctTCAGCACCCCCATCTCAGAGCCCCCCTTCCGCAGGTTGGATGCAGACACCCCCGCCTGCACCCCAGAAACCGACCTGACCCCCACCCAGTGTGTCCTCCGCAACGTGTTGTCCATCGACACCGGTGGGGCACCAGGGGTGCCAGGTGGGGTTGAGGGGTGCCCCCACACCTGTGGCAACAGCCCCACCCCTAGTGACGGGCCCCCGGCCCACTTTGACAACAGTGTGCTGAAGTTACACGAGCATGAGGCCTGCCAGTGTGGGGGCGGGGCAGAGGCGGGGCTTAGCTCGGAGGCTGGGGCCGTCCGTAGCCAATCAGACAACATCCGGATGCAGCAAGGAGGTGGAGGGTTCCTGGAGGGGCTGTTTGGCTGCCTGAAACCCGTCTGGACCATGATCGGGAAAGCATACTCCCCCGAACACAAGCATAACCAGGAAG AATCCTGGGAGGTTCCATTTGAAGAGATCTCAGACCTGCAATGGGTTGGCAGCGGGGCCCAGGGGGCGGTCTTCTTGGGGAAGTTCCACGGCGAGGAGGTGGCTGTCAAGAAAGTCCGGGACATCAAGGAGACGGAGATCAAGCACCTACGCAAACTCAAGCACCCCAACATCATCACCTTCAA ggGTATCTGCACCCAGGCTCCCTGCTACTGTATCCTGATGGAGTACTGTGCCCAGGGCCAGCTGTACGAGGTGCTGAGAGCAGGCAGGAAGATCACCCCCTCCCTGCTCATTGACTGGGCCATGGGCATCGCCGGGGGCATGAACTACCTGCACCTCCACAAGATCATCCACAGGGACCTCAAGTCCCCCAA TATGCTGATTACCCATGATGACCTAGTGAAGATCTCTGACTTCGGCACCTCCAAGGAGCTCATTGATAAGAGCATGAAGATGTCCTTCGCTGGTACGGTGGCCTGGATGGCCCCAGAGGTCATTCGGAATGAACCCGTATCGGAGAAGGTGGACATCTG GTCGTTTGGGGTGGTGCTGTGGGAGATGCTGACCGGGGAGGTCCCCTATAAGGATGTGGACTCCTCTGCCATCATCTGGGGGGTGGGCAACAACAGTCTGAACCTCCCTATCCCCGAGAGCTGCCCAGACGGCTTCAAAATCCTCCTGAGGCAGTGCTG GAACTGTAAACCCAGAAATAGACCCTCTTTCCGTCAGATCCTCCTCCATCTGGATATAGCCTCAGCTGATGTACTCTGCACCCCACAGGAGACATACTTCAAGTCTCAG GCTGAGTGGCGGGAGGAGGTGAAGCAGCACTTTGAGAAGATTAAGTCTGAGGGGACCTGTCTGCACCGATTGGACGAGGAACTGATCAACCGGCGCAGAGAGGAGCTCAG GCACGCTCTGGACATCCGGGAGCACTATGAGAGGAAGCTGGAGAGGACCAACAACCTCTACGTGGAGCTCAACGCTGTCATGCTGCAGCTGGAGCTCAAAGAGAAAGAGCTGCAGAA GAGAGAGCAGTCTTTAGATAAGAAGTACCCAGGACTGTTCAAGCACCACAGCTCCAGACAGACTAGCTCCTCCAACTCCATGGACAAACTCATCAAGAAGAGAAACGTCCCACAGAAACTGCCCTCTGGAAAGAG GCCAGACATCCTCAAGTCAGAGGTGATCATTCCCAAGATGGATTCCTCCGTGATGCAGGTCACTATCCCCTCCTGCTCCAACAGGGGCTCCACGTCTCCCAGCCGCTCGCGTAGGGTCAAGACCCGCCACCGCAAGCCTGGCAAGGGCAGCAGCGGGGACCTTGCCGGCCTGAAGGCCACTCAACCCTCTCCCGACGGGGACAACCCTGCCCAGGCCAACAGCTCCAACACGGGCCCCTCCAAGCAGCTCCAGGACCCCAGCGTGGCCCTGCGGGCCCTGGGCCTCGAGCAGCAGCAGAGGCAGCTGTCCTCCTCCAGCCCTAACCTCATCTGCACCACATTGGCGGCTGAGGGTCAAGGGAAAGGAGAACCCACCGTTGGGGGGCTTGAGAGGGGCGGCAGCCTGAGCGCCTCCGCGGGCTTGGGGGGGTCCGAGGGGGGCGCGGGGGGTCTGGATGACCTCACAGAGACCACCCCACGCAGCGACACGCCCAGCGAGGACGCGGCCTCGTTCCCCTTCTCTAGCAGCCCAGACTCGCCATGTGGAAGGGGAGCGGCCGCCGGGAGGGGGTCTGTGCTGGGCGCCCCACGCCTTCCCCACGATGGGGACGATAAGGAAGAGGGAGTAGGTGGTGTGCGGTTACCCCGGGGGGCATCAGGGCATCTCACCCCCTCAGCTATCCTGTACAGGGCGGCCATCGCACGCAAACAG AGGCGTGGCGTGTcttcagaggaggaggagggggaggttgaCAGCGAGGTGGAGTTGCCACGGAGACG ACGTCCGACCAGCATCACCAAGTGCCAGTTGGTGTCTACCTTCAGCTCGGAGAACCTCTCTGTGTCGGATGGGGAAGAGGGCCACACCACCGACCACTCCCACAGCGGCACGCCGGACGTCGTCAGCACCAACACGGACGACCGTCTGGGCGACCGCAGCGATGACCTCCTGTCGCAGGGGTCAGAGATCCCAGCAGACAACACTGACCCGGTGCAGGCCTCTGGCGGGCTGTCTGAGAGGGAGGGAGCCCTGGGCCAGGTCAAAGCCCTGCTGGACGCTTCACAGAATCCCAATGAA agTCGGTCCCTGTGCGACGACTCGGACTGCGACAGCGCTGAGCTTGACCAGTCAGGAAGTGGGGAGCTCAGTCGTCCACCCAGCGCTGGGGCCTGGCCACCTCCATCAGGGTACCCCTCTGGGCCCCAACAAGGGTCTCCTCAGGGGCCCCAGACAGGACCTCCATAg